The Blastocatellia bacterium nucleotide sequence ATGTGACGACGGTTCGTCGGGCGCTGGTCCTGATCTTTAAGGGGACAGCTCGACCGGAGGAGCTGACTGATCGCGTGATCCATTCAGCGCGTCAGTCGTTCACGGTGCCATCGGTGATTCGCCTGGTTGAGTATGTGCGCATCCCTTATGAACGCAAAGAACTCTCACGCCGCAATGTGCTGTTGCGCGATGGGTACGCTTGTCAGTACTGCGCGCGCAAACTCAACCCTTCAGAGCTGACTATTGACCATGTCCTGCCTCGTGCGCGAGGTGGTCGCACCTCCTGGGACAACGTGGTTACCTGCTGTCGCAAGTGCAATGCGCGAAAAGGCGACCGGCTGCCGGAAGAAGTTGGCATGAAACTGCTCAAGCATCGTCAGGCGTTGTCGTGGCGAGTCGGCCATCAAATTCTGCTGCACCTGGGTCGCCATCAAGAATCGTGGCGTAAGTATCTGATCCTGTAATGGCGGCGTGCGGCTCGCCGACGTTTTCTGAGCGAGCCCGCTGCCATGACCTTCCTGGGCGAGTCAAAAGACAACAGCGTTTGTTTTAACCGGACGGTCTTTGACCGAGGCCGCTGTTATTACCTTCCTGAGCTTGAAAAGGCCATGCTTGGCCGAGCCAAATATAAGCCTCAAATTGACCGGTGACCCATCAACGTGAGCTTGAAAAGACTGTGTTTCGGCAACCCACACCATAGTTTCTCTCCTGAAACTCGAATCGCAGCCCTGAAACACCTGTTACAGCAGGCTACCTGAGCATTTGGCCCTCCGCTGGATAACAGGCTCATTATCATGGCCATTGCCGACGATTGGCAGACGTTTCAAGTGTCACGGTGTGGCACGTCATTTGCAACACTGAGGCACTGCAAGGTCAGAAGTAGAGGTGGCCGGCCGTCTTGTGGCACGTGGTCGTGGTCAGGGGCGAGGAGCATCTTTACATCATGAAGCGTTTTTTCACGACGGAGCGCATTAGCGGGCTCACTATCATTTTAGGGATTTCGCTGACGGCGGGATTGATGATTGCTCTGCCGCAATATCCCAAGCGGATGGCGGAAGGAGCGATTATGCGAATCCAGAGTCAGTTGAGTCGAAAAATCTCCGACCTATTGACGGAGCGGATCAATGGAGTCGAAGCGTTGGCAGACCTCTATGCCGGCGGCGTGATCAAAGACGCTACCACGCATGCCTATTATGGACGCCGCCTCGTGGAAAAGACGCAGGGCCTGGAGCGGATCAACTACATTGATCGCTCGTATCGCACGCAGTATGTCTATCCGAGTCCTGCCGACCCGCGCTTTGAGTTGGATAACTCATCAGGGCTGCTCGCGGCGGCCAAGCGCGCTGTCGAAACAAAGAAGATGGTCGTTGCCGATCCATCAGGCGGCAGTGGCAAAAGGCCATCCTCATTGATCGCGTTCGTTCCGGTGGCCAGCGAGCGGGGCGTGGTCGGATTGATCCAGGCTGTCTTCTCAATCAAAACGATCACACGCGACGTGATCGAACCGTTGATCGAATCGGATGTGCCATATCAGTTGGAGGATAGTAATGGCACGGTGCTTGGAGGCCAGTTCCAGAAAGATTTAGAGAAGAATCCGCCAGTAGCCTTGCCAATCCGCATTGGGCAGACGGAATGGGTGGTGAAATTTCCCGCCACGGCCGTGATTCAACACGCCGGTGTGCCGGTGTTTGACTGGCTGACGATTCCCTACAATTGGCTCACCAAGGTGTTTGGCTTTGGGATCGTCATCGTGCTCACCTTTGGCACGCTGGCATTGACTCGACAAAGTCGCAAGCTGGAGCAACAGAACGAAGAGATCGCCCGGTTGTATGAGACGATTCAGTCCTCGCTCCAGCAGACTGAGCATGAATATCGCCGCATTGAAATGATTTTGGAAAGCGTCCCGGCGGGCGTGTGTGTCATTGAAGC carries:
- a CDS encoding HNH endonuclease, whose product is MKGPVLVLNATYEPINVTTVRRALVLIFKGTARPEELTDRVIHSARQSFTVPSVIRLVEYVRIPYERKELSRRNVLLRDGYACQYCARKLNPSELTIDHVLPRARGGRTSWDNVVTCCRKCNARKGDRLPEEVGMKLLKHRQALSWRVGHQILLHLGRHQESWRKYLIL